In the genome of Synchiropus splendidus isolate RoL2022-P1 chromosome 2, RoL_Sspl_1.0, whole genome shotgun sequence, the window GACCCTCTTCTCCTGAATCCCTGTGTTCAGTGGGTGGCGTCTCTTGTCCAGAGGTTCAAAATTTGAAGGCTGGAGAGCAACATTGtgactattatttaaaatactctgcACAGAGACCAGAATCCACACTGAGCATGTCAGATGTTGAGGACACAGAATGTTGGCTGAGTCctctttttgatgaaaacaggcccgattcaccagattccctttcatcagaacatttgGTTGAGAGCAGTTGCCAACCCAGAACTGAATCTAAACCCTTCTACGTCTCCAAGAACTTCACATATGCAGATGTCGTCCGTGGACTTACACAACcaaaagcaaatgaagatgtgtttgaaatgaagtcagttgacaCAGATTGTTCAGAGCTTCCTCAACGCTTGACGGACAGTGGCCGACCCTCACCCACAGGACAGTTGGAAGCAGAGGTGGGAGCTAGGTCTCCTGATTCAAATACATGTACTGCTCAAAGTGAACATagagctctgtctcctgattctcctgttcctcaattcactgtcgaccacattgtttgtgaggaagaatcgacaaggcccacatcattcacaccccaatcgagtatttcagattgggaaggaacCGATTTGTATCTTGATACCTTTTTCGGTGATACCGCACCAGAGTTTGCCGAGTGTCTCTCTCTAAAGGTGGAGCTCAGACCAAAGTCTCCTGATTCAGTGGTCTCTGAAGAGGAACTAAGGGCCCTGTCTCCGGATTCTCCAGTtcctcagttcagagcagaccacatcatatgtgaggttgAGTCATCGAGGGctacatcattcacaccccaatcgagtatttcagattgggaagggaccgatttgcatcttgacaccttgtttgatgaaaccagaccagagtctcctcattctgtcttgtcagacgtggaccttgaagtattgttctgcagcaggaccTGGTCACCAGAATCTGTTTCTTCCAATTTTGACTCCTCATTGCTCAAGGAATGGTTAGAAGACTTTAGACCCTCTTCTCCTGAATCCCTGTGTTCAGTGGGTGACGTCTCTTGTCCAGAGATTCAAAATTTGAAGGCTGGAGAGCAACATTGtgactattatttaaaatactctgcacagagaccagaatccacactgagcatgtcagatggtgaggatacagaatgttggctgaggactctttttgatgaaaacaggcccgattccccagattccctttcatcagaacatttgGTTGAGAGCAGTTGCCAACCCAGAACTGAATCTAAACCCTTCTACGTCTCCAAGAACTTAACATATGCAGATGTCGTCCGTGGACTTATACCACAAAGagcaaatgaagatgtgtttgaaatgaagtcagttgTCACAGATTGTTCAGAGCTTCCCCAACGCTTGACGCACAATGGCCGACCCTCACCCACAGGACAGTTGGAGGCAGAGGTGGGAGCTAGGTCTCCTGATTCAAATACATGTACTGCTCAAAGTGGAAATAGGGCTCTGTCTCCTGATTCTCCTGTTCCTCAATTCACTGTCGACCacattgtttgtgaggaagaatcgacaaggcccatatcattcacaccccaatcgagtatttcagattgggaaggaaccgatttgtatcttgatacctttttcaatgaaaccgcaccAGAGTTTGCCGAGTGTCTCTCTCTAAAGGTGGAGCTCAGACCAAAGTCTCCTGATTCAGTGGTCTCTGAAGAGGAACTAAGGGCCCTGTCTCCGGATTCTCCAGTCcctcagttcagagcagaccacatcatatgtgaggttgagtcttcgagggccacatcattcacaccccaatcgagtatttcagattgggaagggaccgatttgcatcttgacaccttgtttgatgaaaccagaccagagtctcctcattctgtcttgtcagacgtggaccttgaagtattgttctgcagcaggaccTGGTCACCAGAATCTGTTTCTTCCAATTTTGACTCCTCATTGCTCAAGGAATGGTTAGAAGACTTTAGACCCTCTTCTCCTGAATCCCTGTGTTCAGTGGGTGACGTCTCTTGTCCAGAGATTCAAAATTTGAAGGCTGGAGTTCTACATTGtgactattatttaaaatactctgcacagagaccagaatccacactgagcatgtcagatggtgaggatacagaatgttggctgaggactctttttgatgaaaacaggcccgattcaccagattccctttcatcagaacatttgGTTGAGAGCAGTTGCCAACCCAGAACTGAATCTAAACCCTTGTACGTCTCCAAGAACTTCACATATGCAGATGTCGTCCGTGGACTTATACCACAAAGagcaaatgaagatgtgtttgaaatgaagtcagttgacaCAGATTGTTCAGAGCTTCCTCAACGCTTGACGGACAATGGCCGAACCTCACCCACAGGACAGTTGGAAGCAGAGGTGGGAGCTAGGTCTCCTGATTCAAATACATGTACTGCTCAAAGTGGAAATAGGGCTCTGTCTCCTGATTCTCCTGTTCCTCAATTCACTGTCGACCacattgtttgtgaggaagaatcgacaaggcccacatcattcacaccccaatcgagtctttcagattgggaaggaacCGATTTGTATCTTGATACCTTTTTCAATGAGACCGGACCAGAGTTTGCAGAGTGTCTCTCTCTAAAGGTCGAGCTCAGACCAAAGTCTCCTGATTCAGTGGTCTCTGAAGAGGACCTGAGGGCCCTGTCTCCGGATTCTCCACTtcctcagttcagagcagaccacatcatatgtgaggttgAGTCATCGAGGGctacatcattcacaccccaatcgagtatttcagattgggaagggaccgatttgcatcttgacaccttgtttgatgaaaccagaccagagtctcctcattctgtcttgtcagacgtggagcttgaagtattgttctgcagcaggCCTTGGTCACCAGAATCTGTTTCTTCCACTCTTGAAGGAACCGATTGTAGGGCGCTTGAGGATTTCTTAGAAGAATTTCGGCCATCTTCTCCGGAATCCTCATGTTCTTTTGATCCTATTATTAGTCCTGACATTCACCATGGAAACTTATTGAATCGACATTGTGACTACTACTTACAGTACCCTGAACGATCAGAATCATCGTTTTCAACTTCTTCTGATATAGACACCTCTGACTCCTATTACGAGGAGTCCGTTGACTTCATCCGTGAGCATTCACAGAATTCGGAGGTTTTTTTCCGTGATGATGTTTTGTTCTTTCCTTCTTCAGAAATTTTTCTTGATGCTTTCAACAAAACAGAGTCTCTTTCCATTTCAGATTCATATTCGCCCTCAGACCACGAGAGTTTTTCATCATCTATTGACGAGTCCCCAGTTTTGAAAACACACATCACTCAATTAAAACCTGATCACACACCAAGCTGCTTCATCACCAGTATCCTTGATCCATTGTATAAAGGCGCTGAAATCGAAGGTTTCAGGAGTGCTATGGATAATAAATCGCATCCTGCctccagagaaaaacaaaatgacgttACTGTCATAAGCTTTGTACAGAGTCAGCTTCAAAACACTTCCCCAAATCCATCAGTGTTTGGGTTGTCAGATAAAAAGATTTTGAGTTCAGTGAATGTGAAGCATCAGTTGCCTGACAATGTTGGCCCTGAACTCTATAACATCCCTTCTCTTGCTGAAGTAAAACCTGATGAACACCATGGGGACTCAGCCTTTCACAGTCATTTAAATTCTCCAATGCATTTATTGGATCAGCACACTGCCTTATCTCTAAAATCACAAAGCGTGAATATATCAGAAGACTCATGTCGTGCACCAGCATGCGTTGTGTTAGCAACAAACAATGATAGCCCAATATCAACTCATAATCACTTTGAGCTCTGTTCAACATTATCAGTGAGTCATGAGACCCAAGCAGAAGAAGGCCATGTACGTGACTTCCAGTCAGTGCTTCATACTCAAGAGCAGAGATCACGAACTGATGAAAAAACTGTGATAAAGTTGGGTTCCAGGAGGCTgatgtctcacttgtttgatcCCGTCTATAAAGGTAAATGTATTCAACATGGGAACAAATCGCCTGTTGATGCAAATCATTAAactcaaaacaatgacaaatattgGGAGACCATTTTATACTCAACGTTTTTACCCAGCACGCCAccataaatgaaacaaaagccaATGCATCATATAGGAATTCTTTTTCTTCCCCAACAATTATCAAGCCCCATGTCCGATTGTTTCGATTGGGCATAGAGCTCCATTATGTTTGTAGTCCAACCACGACTGGCATTGGTGGATACTGAGCATTTCTATCAGGAATGCAAAATGAATTTAGCTGTAATCACCTGTTAAGAGATTGTTATTGTAAGAGACGTGAAAGGCAAGTTACTGCCAGGCCATTATGAACTcaaaaaagcactcagagagcgcaacgCCCCTTTAAGCAGCTTCATTCCTCCCCCAACACAGTCTTCTCATGTCAAAATATTCTTCAAGATCCTGGATCCAAACGCCAGTCTGGCACAAATACAGTAAATGGTCCTACAGTATCTCCCAAAGCtaaagaatcctttaaaaaatTCTTGGATCcaggatcactcccaaaattgattCATTTCTTCCTTGTCCCGTTTCGCACCtgaaaattcattcaaattcctCCTTCaacttttcaagtcattttgagcagagacagacagacaaagcaACACAGTTggaaacataacctccttggcagaggtgCATATATATAGTCACGCCGGCCACATATGCTCTACAGACCCTGAGTTAAACTTGCCAAAGCCAGAAGCAAACCTGCAGAATTGTCAGGTTATACCTTTTAAAATACTTCAGTTGAGTCACAAAGCATTAGAAGTACGTGatttgacttttggctggagaTGAACCTTGAACTGACTCAAGAAAGAAGTTGATCAGTGGCACAAAGGATTACGATTCTTTGACATAAGTGGACAATACCAGAGACATGACAAGGAAATCACCAGAATGTGGACAAGATCAAAGTTTTCTTGGTTCCGGTAAGCTGGCTTGCCCAGTGGTCATGCGGTGCTGGTTGtcctaataaatacatttggtgCTAAACAGTGTTTGTATGTGGAATTATGCGTTCACTAATGTTCCCTGCTGGTTTGACCGCACAGCTTGGCTTAAATGCATTTGAGCAGATCCAAAAACCTGTGGCAGGAAGCTGCCACACTACTTGCTTTGCTTCTGATTTATGATGCCATTCCTGTTTGTCAATAAAGGAAACGGGTCGTTCAGTATGTTAAAAGGTGTTGGCTTTGCATTTACCTTCACTTTAACCTACTGTCATGATCATTGTTTCTGGTTTCCCTAAATATCAGCAAAACCATGAGGTTTCCCTGAATATGACGTTGGTTATAAGTGAATTTCTGCATTGAAAATCTTCTCAATGCGGTGTTGGCATACGCATGCATCACTatgtttttgggttttttttcaaaatcatgtttgttttttcacctcatctcatcatttctttcaggatttcaCATCATCTGAGACTAATGTGTCAGATATTAAACAGCCATACTTGTACGATGAGAGCCAGCTGCCTCACTCAGGTGCAGTGTTGACTGAAAGTACCGAATCTCTAGTCGAACTTGAAGGATTGACCGCTGATGTCAACTCCCCCCTGGAAGCAGAAGACCCATTAGAATCCTCTGAACTAGAAGAACATTCCATAATCTCTCCCTTGAATGCGCCTCCAACTGATGTCCCTGGCCAAGATGCCACCGATGAGAAATGTACCTTGTCCTCTGAGTCTTCTCCGACGCCGTCAGTGTCCGGCTCACCACAGCTGGACAAGTTGATCTGTGACCTTGAGGAGATGAAAGGAATGTTGACTTGTTCAGAGGAACCTGAATCCAGAAATGAAGCGACAGCTATTCTCTTCGACAATGATCTGGCTGATTTTGAATGTCTCACTGAGGAGAAATCTCAAAGACCCAGCACACCGTTTTcactagaggaggaggaggaggagacagagcAAACCACCGCCTCAGCAGCCGATCAAATCGAATATAAAGAACTGCTGGACACTTCTGCTGTTGCAAACGACATCGAATGTCCCCTGATGAGTGGTAGCAGTGAAGGACATGATTTTGGAAGTGACCGATGCGTCCCATCAGTTGAGGAAAGTCCCTCAAAAGAAACATGTCTGCCTGCAATGTTCCATGAGAATCAGCCTGACACTGATGCAACGTCTCTCCCCGAAGAATCAAGTGAAGTGATCAGTCTGAATGACAGTAGAGGCGACATTCAAGAAGATGACTCGACCTCCTCATTCTCTGATTTAGTGGACATCCACAAAGAAGAATCCACAGCCCAAGAGCCAGGTGAAGGTGCCCCTCTGCATGATGAGGCGTCACTGGACATGAACCAGTCCTGGGATTTGCTTCAGGAGACGGCGTCGCCTGCAGAATATTTCACTTTTGAGGAAATAGTCCCAGACATGTCTTTGTTTGACAAGCAGCCTGATTTTGGCCACTTGCATTCTGAGTCAGTGGATTCCGCTGATTATCATGTCACTCCGCTTGAATCCAAAGCGCAGACTTTGTCAGCCTCTGATGATGACTACAGCTCCCCACCTGCACAACAAAACCTTGTTCCACCAGAATATTCCGAGGTCGTGCAAAGCGGTGCGCATAGTTCAGCCGTGGTTGGAAATGACCCAGAGCTTTTCTTTGACTGCACCCATGGAGCGGCAGCGTCCGAAGAGGCAGCTGGAAGTGTG includes:
- the LOC128754438 gene encoding uncharacterized protein LOC128754438, coding for MRCWHTHASLCFWVFFQNHVCFFTSSHHFFQDFTSSETNVSDIKQPYLYDESQLPHSGAVLTESTESLVELEGLTADVNSPLEAEDPLESSELEEHSIISPLNAPPTDVPGQDATDEKCTLSSESSPTPSVSGSPQLDKLICDLEEMKGMLTCSEEPESRNEATAILFDNDLADFECLTEEKSQRPSTPFSLEEEEEETEQTTASAADQIEYKELLDTSAVANDIECPLMSGSSEGHDFGSDRCVPSVEESPSKETCLPAMFHENQPDTDATSLPEESSEVISLNDSRGDIQEDDSTSSFSDLVDIHKEESTAQEPGEGAPLHDEASLDMNQSWDLLQETASPAEYFTFEEIVPDMSLFDKQPDFGHLHSESVDSADYHVTPLESKAQTLSASDDDYSSPPAQQNLVPPEYSEVVQSGAHSSAVVGNDPELFFDCTHGAAASEEAAGSVEECPKQGKRAAVLSSGSDEDYEDASFSHEEHGKLKQWDDSDEEFIMCEAAIARMGEYEDIGEALAREVSAELGPVSESSDDEFLTTRIVRRRVVIKVSDSNGHDRREIGARL